Proteins encoded together in one Maricaulis maris window:
- the uvrA gene encoding excinuclease ABC subunit UvrA, producing the protein MALDKIRVQGAREHNLKNVSVELPRDKLIVFTGLSGSGKSSLAFDTIYAEGQRRYVESLSAYARQFLELMSKPDMDSIEGLSPAISIEQKTTSKNPRSTVGTVTEIYDYMRLLWARVGIPYSPATGLPIESQTVSQMVDRLMALEDGSRLYLLAPVVRGRKGEYRKEFSEWLKAGFQRVKVDGEFYTLEDVPALDKKFKHDIDVVVDRIVIKPDIESRLADSLETALRLADGIAVGEFADRKDADDKAERLVFSEKFACPVSGFTISEIEPRLFSFNNPFGACPSCDGLGQSLKFDEDLVVPDRDKPLSDGAIAPWSRATSKLYQQTLQALAGHFGGDMFQAWRDLPEPFRKIVLFGTKEKVTFVYEDGLRKFETQKPFEGVIPNLERRWRETDSSWVREDLARFQSAQPCETCGGRRLKPEALSVKIDGHDIADATKLSIRKARDWFSAVEDTLTPKQRQIAERILKEIRERLKFLVDVGLDYLTLDRASGTLSGGESQRIRLASQIGSGLTGVLYVLDEPSIGLHQRDNTRLLESLRGLRDLGNTVIIVEHDEEAILTADYVVDLGPAAGVHGGEVVAAGTPEEVTANPDSLTGQYLRGTRRIEVPTKRRKIDKKRTVKVVGATGNNLKTVDAEFPLGVLSCVTGVSGGGKSTLTIETFYKAAARKLSKAQQVPAPHDRIEGLNRLDKVIDIDQSPIGRTPRSNPATYTGAFTPIREWFAQLPEAKTRGYKPGRFSFNVKGGRCEACQGDGVVKIEMHFLPDVFVPCDVCHGKRFNRETLEIQFKGKSIADVLDMTVEEGADFFKAVPAVRDKMETLKRVGLGYVKIGQPANQLSGGEAQRVKLSKELSKRATGKTLYILDEPTTGLHFEDVRKLLEVLHELVEAGNTVVVIEHNLDVIKTADWLIDIGPEGGDGGGEIVAVGTPEDVAKVERSWTGRYLAPMLERAKELRKKAG; encoded by the coding sequence ATGGCGCTCGACAAAATCCGCGTGCAAGGCGCACGCGAGCACAATCTCAAGAATGTTTCCGTCGAACTGCCGCGCGACAAGCTGATCGTGTTCACCGGCCTGTCCGGCTCCGGCAAGTCTTCGCTCGCCTTCGATACGATCTATGCCGAGGGCCAGCGCCGCTATGTCGAGAGCCTGTCGGCCTATGCCCGCCAATTTCTCGAGCTGATGTCCAAGCCTGACATGGATTCGATCGAGGGCCTGTCGCCGGCCATCTCGATCGAGCAGAAGACGACCTCGAAGAATCCGCGCTCGACGGTCGGGACCGTCACCGAGATCTACGACTATATGCGCCTGCTCTGGGCCCGCGTCGGCATCCCCTACTCGCCGGCGACCGGCCTGCCGATCGAGAGCCAGACGGTGAGCCAGATGGTCGACCGGCTGATGGCGCTGGAGGACGGCTCCCGTCTCTATCTGCTGGCGCCGGTCGTGCGCGGCCGCAAGGGAGAGTACCGCAAGGAATTCTCCGAGTGGCTGAAGGCCGGCTTCCAGCGGGTCAAGGTCGATGGCGAATTCTACACGCTGGAAGACGTCCCCGCGCTCGACAAGAAGTTCAAGCACGACATCGACGTCGTGGTCGACCGGATCGTGATCAAGCCGGACATCGAAAGCCGCCTCGCCGACAGTCTCGAGACCGCCCTGCGCCTGGCCGATGGCATTGCGGTGGGCGAGTTCGCCGACCGCAAGGACGCGGACGACAAGGCCGAACGCCTGGTCTTCTCCGAGAAGTTTGCCTGTCCGGTCTCCGGATTCACCATCTCCGAGATCGAACCGCGACTTTTCTCTTTCAACAATCCCTTCGGCGCCTGCCCGAGCTGTGACGGGCTGGGCCAATCACTCAAGTTTGACGAGGACCTCGTCGTCCCGGACCGCGACAAACCGCTCTCGGACGGCGCCATCGCACCGTGGAGCCGGGCAACCTCGAAACTCTATCAGCAGACCCTGCAGGCCCTCGCCGGCCATTTCGGCGGTGACATGTTCCAGGCCTGGCGCGACCTGCCGGAGCCTTTCCGCAAGATCGTTCTGTTCGGCACCAAGGAGAAGGTCACCTTCGTCTATGAGGACGGGCTGAGGAAGTTCGAGACCCAGAAGCCCTTCGAGGGCGTGATCCCCAATCTCGAGCGGCGCTGGCGCGAGACCGACTCGAGCTGGGTGCGCGAAGACCTCGCCCGCTTCCAGTCGGCCCAGCCCTGCGAGACCTGCGGCGGCCGACGCCTCAAGCCGGAAGCGCTCAGCGTCAAGATCGATGGCCATGACATCGCCGACGCGACCAAGCTGTCCATCCGCAAGGCGCGTGACTGGTTCAGCGCCGTGGAAGACACGCTGACACCCAAGCAGCGCCAGATCGCCGAACGCATCCTCAAGGAAATCCGCGAACGCCTGAAGTTCCTCGTTGATGTCGGGCTGGACTATCTCACCCTCGACCGGGCCTCGGGCACGCTGTCAGGCGGCGAGAGCCAGCGGATCCGTCTGGCCAGCCAGATCGGCTCCGGCCTGACCGGGGTTCTCTACGTGCTCGACGAGCCCTCGATCGGCCTGCACCAGCGCGACAATACCCGCCTGCTGGAAAGCCTGCGCGGACTGCGTGATCTGGGCAATACGGTGATCATTGTCGAACACGACGAGGAGGCCATCCTGACCGCCGATTATGTGGTCGATCTCGGCCCGGCCGCCGGTGTCCATGGTGGCGAAGTCGTCGCGGCGGGAACGCCCGAGGAAGTCACCGCCAATCCCGACAGCCTGACAGGTCAGTATCTGCGCGGCACACGCCGGATCGAGGTGCCGACCAAACGCCGCAAGATCGACAAGAAGCGCACCGTGAAAGTCGTCGGCGCCACCGGCAACAATCTCAAGACCGTCGATGCGGAATTCCCGCTCGGTGTGTTGTCCTGTGTTACCGGTGTGTCCGGTGGCGGCAAGTCGACCCTGACCATCGAGACCTTCTACAAGGCTGCGGCCCGCAAGCTCTCCAAGGCCCAGCAGGTGCCCGCCCCGCACGACCGGATCGAGGGCCTCAACCGGCTCGACAAGGTCATCGATATCGACCAGTCGCCGATCGGCCGTACCCCGCGCTCCAACCCGGCCACCTATACCGGCGCCTTCACCCCGATCCGCGAATGGTTCGCCCAGCTGCCCGAAGCCAAGACGCGCGGTTACAAGCCGGGCCGCTTCTCCTTCAATGTGAAGGGCGGACGCTGCGAGGCCTGCCAGGGCGATGGCGTGGTGAAGATCGAGATGCACTTCCTGCCGGACGTCTTCGTGCCCTGTGATGTCTGCCACGGCAAACGCTTCAACCGCGAGACGCTGGAAATCCAGTTCAAGGGCAAGTCGATCGCCGACGTGCTCGACATGACGGTCGAGGAAGGCGCTGACTTCTTCAAGGCCGTGCCCGCGGTGCGCGACAAGATGGAGACGCTCAAGCGCGTTGGTCTCGGCTATGTGAAAATCGGCCAGCCGGCCAACCAGCTCTCCGGCGGTGAGGCCCAGCGGGTCAAGCTGTCCAAGGAATTGTCCAAACGCGCGACCGGCAAGACGCTCTACATTCTCGACGAGCCGACCACCGGCCTGCATTTTGAGGATGTCCGCAAACTGCTGGAAGTCCTGCACGAGCTGGTCGAGGCCGGCAATACGGTCGTGGTCATCGAGCACAATCTCGACGTGATCAAGACCGCCGACTGGCTGATCGATATCGGGCCCGAAGGCGGTGATGGCGGCGGCGAGATCGTCGCGGTCGGCACACCGGAAGACGTCGCCAAGGTCGAGCGCAGCTGGACCGGGCGTTACCTAGCCCCGATGCTGGAGCGGGCGAAGGAATTGCGGAAGAAGGCGGGTTAG
- a CDS encoding single-stranded DNA-binding protein — MAGSVNKVILVGNLGRDPEIRRMNNGDPVVNLSVATSESWRDKSSGERREKTEWHRVVIFNDNLAKVAENYLKKGSKVYVEGQLQTRKWTDQNGQEKYSTEVVLQRFRGELTMLDGRNEGGSGGSFGGGSSGGYDEMGGGSGGGQRSVDGPKEDFRNADLDDEIPF; from the coding sequence ATGGCGGGAAGCGTCAACAAGGTAATTCTGGTCGGCAATCTGGGACGTGATCCGGAAATTCGCCGCATGAACAATGGCGACCCGGTCGTCAATCTCTCGGTCGCGACCTCCGAGAGCTGGCGCGACAAGTCCTCCGGCGAACGCCGCGAGAAGACCGAGTGGCACCGTGTCGTGATCTTCAACGACAATCTCGCCAAGGTCGCCGAGAATTACCTCAAGAAGGGCTCCAAGGTTTACGTCGAAGGCCAGCTGCAGACCCGCAAATGGACCGACCAGAACGGCCAGGAGAAATACTCCACCGAGGTCGTGCTGCAGCGTTTCCGGGGCGAGCTGACCATGCTGGACGGCCGCAATGAAGGTGGTTCCGGCGGCAGCTTTGGCGGCGGTAGCAGCGGCGGCTATGACGAGATGGGCGGCGGCTCCGGTGGCGGCCAGCGCTCGGTTGACGGACCCAAGGAAGACTTCCGCAATGCAGATCTCGATGATGAAATCCCGTTCTAG
- a CDS encoding SDR family oxidoreductase — translation MNVLIAGASGFIGSHIAARFHALGHDVRAAARGVDAAQRRSPWLDWVGCDFRHDRVEDWRPRLVGVDVVVNCVGVLQDGLGDDSRAAHVDGAAALFRACEQAGVRRVIHLSAVGVEAAARSAYADDKLAGEAALAACDLDWLILRPSLVIARNVYGGTALIRSLCGLPLVTPVVGGEQVFRPIGMDDLCEAVVSLAEPAAPSRTRFDLAGPERVSLAETVRAYRRWLGFGESRIWAVPRWLARPAFLFGDLLGWMGIRTSMRSNALKQLDFDVEGDPTAWRAATGATPLGFHDWLAAHPAGVQDRWHARLGLVRPLARWALGLYWLMTGVLALTLAKSNGLALLEAGGFADPVQLPVLWATSLFDIALGLGMLAKWRVRALVAIMLAGTVGYVVVLSVMSPALWADPLGPILKLLPMMGLALMIAATEDER, via the coding sequence ATGAATGTTCTGATTGCCGGTGCCAGCGGTTTCATCGGCTCTCATATCGCGGCCCGCTTTCATGCGCTCGGCCATGACGTCCGGGCTGCAGCGCGCGGCGTCGATGCAGCGCAAAGGCGCTCGCCCTGGCTGGACTGGGTCGGCTGTGATTTCCGCCATGACCGGGTCGAGGACTGGCGTCCACGCCTCGTGGGCGTGGATGTCGTGGTCAATTGTGTCGGCGTCCTCCAGGACGGGCTCGGCGATGACAGCCGGGCCGCCCATGTCGATGGCGCCGCGGCGCTGTTCCGGGCTTGTGAGCAGGCGGGCGTCCGCCGGGTCATTCATCTCTCTGCCGTCGGGGTCGAGGCCGCTGCCCGGTCTGCCTACGCCGACGACAAGCTCGCCGGAGAGGCGGCACTCGCGGCCTGCGACCTGGACTGGTTGATCCTGCGCCCTTCGCTGGTGATCGCCCGCAATGTCTATGGCGGGACGGCACTGATCCGCAGCCTGTGCGGGCTTCCACTGGTGACGCCGGTTGTCGGTGGCGAGCAGGTGTTCCGGCCGATCGGCATGGACGATTTGTGCGAGGCCGTGGTCAGCCTCGCCGAGCCGGCTGCCCCGAGCCGGACCCGGTTCGACCTGGCCGGACCCGAGCGCGTCAGCCTGGCCGAAACGGTGCGGGCCTACCGCCGCTGGCTCGGCTTCGGTGAGAGCCGGATCTGGGCAGTCCCGCGCTGGCTGGCGCGTCCGGCCTTCCTGTTCGGCGACCTGCTCGGCTGGATGGGTATTCGCACCTCGATGCGCAGCAATGCGCTCAAGCAGCTGGACTTCGATGTCGAAGGCGACCCGACGGCCTGGCGCGCCGCGACCGGCGCCACCCCGCTTGGCTTCCATGACTGGCTGGCGGCCCATCCGGCCGGTGTTCAGGATCGCTGGCATGCGCGGCTCGGTCTCGTCCGGCCTCTCGCGCGCTGGGCGTTGGGTCTTTATTGGCTGATGACCGGTGTGCTCGCGCTGACCCTGGCGAAGTCGAATGGACTGGCGCTTCTGGAGGCCGGCGGGTTTGCCGACCCGGTCCAGCTGCCCGTGCTCTGGGCCACCTCGCTGTTTGATATCGCCCTGGGACTGGGCATGCTGGCCAAGTGGCGCGTGCGCGCGCTGGTCGCGATCATGCTCGCCGGCACGGTTGGTTATGTCGTCGTCCTGAGCGTCATGTCGCCCGCGCTCTGGGCTGATCCGCTCGGGCCGATACTCAAACTCCTGCCGATGATGGGGCTCGCCCTGATGATCGCCGCCACCGAGGATGAGCGCTGA
- a CDS encoding DUF2269 family protein: protein MELYPVLRLVHILGAAVLFGSGSAIAFFMLMAWRSGDRAAFALVARHVVLADWVFTASAVIAQPLSGLALAHVAGWSLTAPWLMASVALYLFIGACWLPVVWIQMRVKQRLAETTGADIPDDVHRLMRVWFALGWPAFAALIAIVWLMITKPG from the coding sequence ATGGAGCTCTACCCGGTCCTGCGCCTGGTCCATATCCTTGGCGCCGCCGTGCTGTTCGGCTCGGGCTCGGCCATCGCCTTCTTCATGCTGATGGCCTGGCGCAGCGGTGACCGCGCGGCCTTCGCCCTGGTGGCGCGCCACGTCGTGCTGGCCGACTGGGTGTTCACCGCAAGCGCGGTGATCGCCCAGCCACTGTCAGGGCTGGCGCTGGCGCATGTGGCCGGCTGGTCGTTGACTGCGCCCTGGCTGATGGCGAGCGTCGCGCTCTACCTTTTTATCGGCGCCTGCTGGCTCCCGGTGGTGTGGATCCAGATGCGGGTCAAGCAACGCCTGGCCGAGACCACCGGTGCGGACATCCCGGATGATGTGCATCGGCTGATGCGGGTCTGGTTTGCGCTGGGCTGGCCTGCCTTTGCGGCGCTCATTGCCATTGTCTGGCTGATGATCACCAAGCCGGGTTAG
- a CDS encoding Kelch repeat-containing protein, which yields MTQQTRRTVITALAASGLPIPAWASTSQAGSRWQPGASLPRRVQEIYPAVLDGRIYLAGGLEARDGPNVDNVSDQLFILSDPGQPGATWETGAPLPEPRHHPNLVGHDGFVYAVGGFRPSADGIWEMLDTTTRYDPATDRWGEMAPMPVPFAETCAVSLGGLIHVATGRQPLGPTNANWPDHGDRGDHFAYDPAADRWSGRAPNPNPRNSAAGVVLDGRFHTIGGRRFNAGNETHHDAYDPTTDSWSSLAPLPQGQAGLAAAVVGGRIYAFGGEYFENGGGVYPEVWVYDPQTDAWQAGPAMLTPRHGLGGVSLDGEIYAIGGASSASGRNTTDRVERLRPAD from the coding sequence ATGACGCAGCAAACACGACGGACGGTCATCACCGCCCTGGCCGCTTCAGGCCTGCCGATACCGGCCTGGGCGTCGACATCACAGGCCGGAAGCCGCTGGCAGCCCGGCGCCTCACTGCCCCGCCGCGTGCAGGAGATCTATCCGGCGGTGCTGGACGGCCGCATCTATCTCGCGGGTGGTCTGGAAGCGCGCGACGGCCCCAATGTCGACAATGTGAGCGATCAGCTCTTCATCCTGTCCGATCCCGGCCAGCCGGGCGCCACCTGGGAGACCGGGGCGCCCCTCCCGGAGCCGCGCCACCACCCCAATCTCGTTGGCCATGACGGCTTCGTTTATGCGGTCGGCGGCTTCCGGCCGTCAGCCGACGGGATCTGGGAAATGCTCGACACCACGACCCGCTATGATCCCGCCACCGATCGCTGGGGCGAGATGGCGCCCATGCCGGTGCCTTTCGCCGAGACCTGCGCCGTTTCGCTGGGTGGTCTGATCCATGTCGCCACCGGGCGCCAGCCACTCGGTCCGACCAATGCCAACTGGCCCGACCACGGCGATCGCGGCGATCACTTTGCCTATGACCCGGCAGCGGATCGCTGGAGCGGCCGGGCGCCCAATCCCAACCCGCGCAACTCGGCTGCCGGGGTTGTGCTCGATGGCCGCTTCCACACCATCGGCGGGCGCCGGTTCAATGCCGGCAATGAAACCCATCATGACGCCTATGATCCAACCACGGACAGCTGGTCCAGCCTTGCCCCCTTGCCGCAAGGCCAGGCCGGGCTCGCGGCGGCTGTCGTCGGCGGCCGGATCTATGCCTTTGGCGGCGAGTATTTCGAGAATGGCGGCGGGGTCTATCCGGAGGTCTGGGTCTATGATCCGCAAACCGATGCGTGGCAGGCCGGGCCCGCCATGCTGACGCCGCGCCACGGGCTCGGCGGGGTCAGCCTTGATGGAGAGATTTACGCCATCGGCGGTGCCTCCAGCGCCAGCGGTCGCAACACCACCGATCGGGTCGAACGCCTGCGGCCTGCAGACTGA
- a CDS encoding alkaline phosphatase family protein, whose product MFARLITLAALTGLLAACSHMPGARPLPAPDTGDGPPIVIMIGLDGLRYDAIDRHDAPNLRALAARGMRPERMYPVMPSKTFVNFYSIATGLYPEHHGMVSNSPWDRRLNETFSNSGGSPQDPRWWGGEPIWITAEQQGLRSHIMFWLGSEVEIQGTRPTVWHPYEHNKPYEERVSEVLAWFDAPVAEQPRFAAFYMDHVDTIVHANGVETEAEGDAVARVDSLVGDLIAGLEARDLMDRVTLIIVSDHGMVNVSTERTVALDTLADLDGLFIEEFAGQYGAGLEPFVMGYGDEAVVERIHAELEGADPHIRAYRRQDMPAHWHLDHPDRGPDLLVVADPGWLITASSADLSSPYLSSLAATHGYDNHAETMGATFIGVGPIFPEGSRPAAFENVNVYGLIACALDLEPAETDGSAAEVERITGGRCPAE is encoded by the coding sequence ATGTTCGCTCGTCTTATCACCCTCGCCGCCCTCACCGGCCTGCTCGCAGCCTGTTCGCACATGCCGGGCGCCCGACCCCTGCCAGCGCCGGACACCGGCGACGGCCCGCCCATCGTCATCATGATCGGGCTCGACGGGCTGCGCTATGACGCCATCGACCGCCACGACGCGCCCAATCTGCGCGCCCTGGCGGCGCGCGGGATGCGGCCCGAGCGGATGTATCCGGTGATGCCGTCCAAGACCTTCGTGAACTTCTACTCGATCGCGACCGGCCTTTACCCCGAGCATCACGGCATGGTCTCCAACTCGCCCTGGGACCGGCGCCTGAATGAGACCTTCTCCAATTCCGGTGGCAGCCCGCAGGACCCGCGCTGGTGGGGTGGCGAGCCGATCTGGATCACTGCCGAGCAGCAGGGCCTGCGCTCGCACATCATGTTCTGGCTCGGCTCCGAGGTCGAGATCCAGGGCACGCGCCCGACGGTCTGGCACCCCTATGAGCACAACAAGCCCTATGAGGAGCGTGTGTCCGAGGTCCTCGCCTGGTTCGACGCCCCGGTTGCGGAACAGCCGCGCTTTGCCGCCTTCTACATGGACCATGTCGACACCATCGTGCACGCCAATGGCGTCGAGACCGAGGCCGAGGGCGATGCCGTGGCCCGTGTCGACAGCCTGGTCGGGGATCTGATCGCCGGTCTGGAGGCCCGCGACTTGATGGATCGGGTGACACTGATCATCGTCTCCGACCACGGCATGGTGAATGTCTCCACCGAACGGACCGTTGCGCTCGACACGCTGGCCGACCTGGACGGGCTCTTCATCGAGGAATTTGCCGGGCAATACGGCGCCGGCCTGGAACCCTTCGTCATGGGCTATGGCGATGAGGCTGTCGTCGAACGCATCCATGCCGAGCTCGAGGGGGCCGACCCGCATATCCGGGCCTATCGCCGCCAGGACATGCCCGCCCATTGGCATCTCGACCACCCGGATCGCGGTCCGGACCTGCTGGTCGTGGCGGATCCGGGCTGGCTGATCACCGCCTCCAGCGCCGATCTCAGCAGCCCTTACCTGTCCAGCCTCGCTGCCACCCACGGCTATGACAACCATGCCGAGACGATGGGCGCGACCTTCATCGGTGTCGGCCCGATCTTCCCCGAAGGCAGCCGCCCGGCCGCTTTCGAGAACGTCAATGTCTATGGCCTGATCGCCTGCGCCCTGGACCTGGAGCCCGCCGAGACTGATGGCAGCGCGGCAGAGGTCGAACGCATCACCGGCGGGCGTTGCCCGGCGGAATAG
- a CDS encoding EF-hand domain-containing protein, with translation MKRREKQSETLEIRIGHRTKQDFMEACQSHGVTASEVLRAYVETYPASRHRRRVLPHLNVNVKEYTMPASFLALVTAVAVVSGLQTTAPVDARDPDPEASFASVDRDNSNDFDLGELFLEAGLTADGHLGPELRADVTGSVQTALAELGMDAQQGVSSPDYLARVIANAEESAVLSVTAVFHMIDTDGDGRVTRDEFLNYRVE, from the coding sequence ATGAAACGGCGTGAAAAACAGAGCGAAACCCTGGAAATCCGTATTGGTCACCGTACCAAGCAGGACTTCATGGAGGCGTGTCAGTCGCATGGCGTGACGGCCAGCGAAGTGCTTCGGGCCTATGTCGAGACCTACCCTGCTTCGCGACATCGCCGCCGGGTGCTCCCCCATCTCAATGTGAATGTGAAGGAGTACACCATGCCTGCCAGTTTTCTCGCTCTCGTGACCGCCGTGGCGGTCGTTTCCGGTCTGCAGACCACCGCCCCGGTCGATGCCCGTGACCCCGACCCGGAGGCCAGCTTCGCCTCGGTCGACCGCGACAACAGCAACGACTTCGACCTCGGCGAGCTCTTCCTCGAGGCCGGCCTGACCGCCGACGGACATCTCGGCCCGGAGCTGCGCGCCGACGTCACCGGCTCGGTCCAGACCGCCCTGGCCGAGCTCGGCATGGACGCCCAGCAGGGCGTATCCTCGCCGGACTATCTCGCCCGGGTCATCGCCAATGCGGAAGAGTCCGCCGTGCTAAGCGTGACGGCCGTCTTCCACATGATCGACACCGATGGCGACGGCCGGGTGACGCGCGACGAGTTCCTGAATTACCGCGTGGAGTGA
- the gyrA gene encoding DNA gyrase subunit A, with protein MSDHDDTPTTPEDGPENAGGQPPALPDGVGNIAIEDEMKSSYLDYAMSVIVSRAIPDARDGLKPVHRRILYTMHENGQTHEKSYRKCATAVGDVMGRYHPHGDQAVYDALVRLAQEWSMRMPLIDGQGNFGSVDGDPPAAYRYTEARMQKVAQSLLADIDKDTVNFIENYSAERREPVVLPARFPNLLVNGAGGIAVGMATNIPPHNPGEVINGTLALLENPDLTEGELLEYIPGPDFPTGGLILGRTGARNAVLTGRGSIVMRSRTTIEEVRKDRMAIIVHEIPYQVNKASMIEKIADLVREKKIEGIADLRDESDRNGMRVVIELKRDANADVILNQLFRWSPMQTSFGANMLSLVGGRPQLLGALDILKEFLRFREEVVARRAKFELNKARDRAHVIVGLALAVANIDEVIALIRRAPNPATAREQLMARDWPAMDVAPLVELVADPRSMLRDDNTLRLTEEQARAILELRLNRLTGLGREELGNEAKTLADQIADLLDLLRSRQRVLDIIRDELIEVRDNYATPRRSEFVDAEFDFEDEDLIPREEMVVTVTHGGYAKRTALSDYRAQRRGGKGRSGMATKDEDFISTLFVASTHAPLLFFSNRGMVYKTKTWRLPLGAPNTRGKALVNLLPLEQGETITSIMALPEDESTWADMNVMFATNKGTVRRNKLSDFVQVNRNGKIAMKLEEEDDRIVNVVLCTEADDVFLTTHKGRAIRFPATDVRVFAGRNSVGVRGIRLAEGDTLISMAILRHIDVTSPEARTYMKHATAMRRALGDEDETVDVVAHDGDDDGDDEAALSTERLAELGAAEEFLLTVASDGMGKRSSAYDFRVMGRGNNGVAATDIKREIPLSASFPVEDADQIMAVTDGGQLIRFPVDTVRIASRSSRGVRLIRLAEGENVVAVVRIQDAGDDAVDDADGEAGETHVGPDDGIAPEAGDSPTE; from the coding sequence TTGAGCGATCACGACGACACGCCGACCACACCTGAAGACGGGCCTGAAAACGCAGGCGGTCAGCCGCCAGCCTTGCCGGACGGGGTCGGCAATATCGCCATCGAAGACGAGATGAAATCGTCCTATCTCGATTATGCGATGAGCGTGATTGTCAGCCGCGCCATTCCCGATGCGCGTGACGGGCTCAAGCCGGTCCACCGCCGCATCCTCTACACGATGCACGAGAACGGGCAGACCCACGAGAAGTCCTACCGCAAGTGCGCGACCGCCGTCGGTGACGTGATGGGCCGCTATCACCCGCACGGTGACCAGGCGGTCTATGACGCGCTGGTCCGCCTGGCCCAGGAATGGTCGATGCGGATGCCGCTGATCGACGGTCAGGGCAATTTCGGCTCGGTCGATGGCGATCCGCCCGCTGCCTATCGTTACACCGAAGCGCGGATGCAGAAGGTGGCGCAATCGCTGCTGGCCGATATCGACAAGGATACGGTCAACTTCATCGAGAACTATTCGGCCGAACGTCGCGAGCCGGTGGTTCTGCCAGCCCGCTTCCCGAACCTTCTGGTCAATGGGGCCGGCGGTATCGCGGTCGGCATGGCGACCAATATCCCGCCGCACAATCCGGGCGAGGTGATCAATGGGACGCTGGCGCTGCTGGAAAACCCGGACCTCACCGAAGGCGAGCTGCTAGAGTATATTCCGGGCCCGGATTTCCCGACCGGTGGCCTGATCCTCGGCCGCACCGGCGCCCGCAATGCGGTGCTGACGGGGCGTGGCTCGATCGTGATGCGGTCACGCACGACGATCGAGGAAGTCCGCAAGGATCGCATGGCGATCATCGTCCACGAGATCCCCTACCAGGTGAACAAGGCGTCGATGATCGAGAAGATCGCCGACCTGGTCCGCGAGAAGAAGATCGAGGGTATTGCCGACCTGCGCGACGAGAGTGACCGCAACGGCATGCGCGTCGTGATCGAGCTCAAGCGCGACGCCAATGCCGATGTCATTCTCAACCAGCTGTTCCGCTGGTCGCCGATGCAGACCAGCTTCGGGGCCAACATGCTGTCGCTGGTGGGTGGTCGTCCGCAATTGCTGGGCGCGCTGGATATCCTCAAGGAATTCCTGCGCTTCCGCGAGGAGGTCGTGGCCCGACGGGCCAAGTTCGAGCTCAACAAGGCGCGCGACCGGGCGCACGTGATCGTCGGCCTGGCCCTCGCGGTCGCCAATATCGACGAAGTCATTGCCCTGATCCGCCGCGCCCCCAACCCGGCAACGGCCCGCGAGCAGCTGATGGCGCGGGACTGGCCGGCTATGGATGTGGCGCCGCTGGTCGAGCTGGTCGCCGATCCGCGCTCGATGCTGCGTGACGACAACACGCTGCGGCTCACCGAGGAACAGGCCCGTGCCATCCTCGAGCTGCGCCTCAACCGCCTGACCGGTCTCGGCCGCGAGGAGCTGGGCAATGAGGCCAAGACGCTGGCTGACCAGATCGCCGATCTGCTCGACCTTCTGCGTTCGCGTCAGCGCGTGCTCGACATCATCCGCGACGAGCTGATCGAGGTCCGCGACAATTACGCGACGCCGCGGCGCTCGGAATTCGTCGATGCCGAGTTCGATTTCGAGGACGAGGACCTGATCCCGCGTGAGGAGATGGTGGTGACGGTGACGCATGGCGGCTACGCCAAGCGCACGGCCCTGTCCGACTACCGGGCCCAGCGTCGCGGCGGCAAGGGCCGCTCGGGCATGGCGACCAAGGACGAGGACTTCATCTCGACCCTGTTCGTGGCCTCGACCCATGCCCCGCTGCTGTTCTTCTCCAATCGCGGCATGGTCTACAAGACCAAGACCTGGCGGCTGCCGCTGGGCGCGCCCAATACGCGCGGCAAGGCGCTGGTCAATCTCCTGCCGCTCGAGCAGGGCGAGACCATCACCTCGATCATGGCCTTGCCCGAGGATGAGAGCACCTGGGCCGACATGAATGTCATGTTCGCGACCAATAAGGGCACCGTCCGCCGCAACAAGCTGTCCGACTTCGTTCAGGTCAATCGCAATGGCAAGATTGCGATGAAGCTCGAGGAAGAGGACGATCGCATCGTCAATGTTGTGCTCTGCACCGAAGCCGACGACGTCTTCCTGACCACGCACAAGGGCCGCGCGATCCGCTTCCCGGCGACCGATGTCCGCGTCTTTGCCGGGCGCAATTCGGTTGGTGTGCGCGGTATCCGTCTCGCCGAGGGCGATACGCTGATCTCGATGGCCATCCTGCGCCATATCGACGTCACCTCGCCGGAAGCCCGCACCTATATGAAGCACGCCACGGCGATGCGCCGGGCACTGGGCGATGAGGACGAGACCGTCGACGTCGTGGCCCATGACGGTGATGATGACGGGGATGATGAAGCCGCGCTGAGCACAGAGCGTCTGGCCGAGCTGGGCGCCGCCGAGGAATTCCTCCTCACGGTCGCTTCCGACGGCATGGGCAAGCGCTCCTCGGCCTATGACTTCCGGGTCATGGGACGCGGCAATAACGGCGTTGCCGCAACCGACATCAAGCGGGAAATCCCGCTCTCTGCCAGCTTCCCGGTCGAGGATGCCGACCAGATCATGGCGGTTACCGATGGCGGACAGCTGATCCGCTTCCCGGTCGATACCGTCCGCATCGCCAGCCGCTCCTCACGCGGTGTCCGCCTCATTCGCCTGGCCGAGGGCGAGAATGTGGTGGCCGTCGTGCGGATCCAGGATGCCGGTGATGATGCGGTAGATGATGCAGACGGTGAAGCGGGTGAAACCCATGTCGGTCCGGACGACGGGATCGCGCCGGAAGCCGGCGACAGCCCGACCGAATAG